The Paenibacillus sp. RUD330 genome has a segment encoding these proteins:
- the fabD gene encoding ACP S-malonyltransferase: protein MSKIAFVFPGQGAQAVGMGRDLYESNARAKAVFDEADAALGFPLSDIVFNGPDEALKQTANTQPALLTTSVAFLEAFKESGISPAYAAGHSLGEYSALVAAGSLGFADAVRTVRARGEFMEQAVPGGQGAMAAVLGAERGPLADLCASITAEGKPVELANVNCPGQIVVSGSAEGVAAAVERIKEAGAKRAIPLEVSGPFHSSLMKPAAARLAEVLEQVEFKDALYPVVANVNAAAVQAAGDIRRLLVEQVYSPVLWEDTVRMLIAEGVDTFVEIGSGSVLAGLIKKTDRGARVISVNSADSLASAIQELA from the coding sequence TTGAGCAAAATCGCATTCGTATTTCCGGGGCAGGGAGCTCAGGCCGTCGGCATGGGGCGGGATCTGTACGAATCCAACGCCCGCGCCAAAGCCGTATTCGACGAAGCCGACGCGGCACTGGGCTTCCCGCTGTCCGACATTGTATTCAACGGTCCCGACGAGGCTCTCAAGCAGACGGCCAACACGCAGCCCGCGCTGCTGACGACGAGCGTTGCCTTCCTGGAAGCGTTCAAGGAATCCGGCATTTCGCCGGCTTACGCCGCGGGCCACAGCCTGGGCGAATACAGCGCGCTGGTGGCCGCAGGCTCGCTCGGCTTCGCCGATGCGGTCCGCACCGTCCGCGCCAGAGGCGAGTTCATGGAGCAGGCCGTTCCTGGCGGACAGGGAGCCATGGCGGCCGTTCTCGGCGCCGAGCGCGGACCGCTCGCGGATCTGTGCGCTTCGATCACGGCCGAAGGCAAGCCGGTGGAGCTGGCCAACGTCAACTGCCCGGGACAGATCGTCGTGTCGGGCAGCGCGGAGGGCGTAGCGGCAGCTGTGGAGAGGATCAAGGAGGCCGGAGCCAAGCGGGCGATTCCGCTCGAAGTGAGCGGCCCCTTCCATTCCTCTCTGATGAAGCCTGCCGCTGCGCGGCTGGCCGAGGTTCTGGAGCAGGTCGAGTTCAAGGACGCGTTGTACCCTGTCGTCGCCAATGTGAACGCGGCAGCCGTGCAGGCGGCCGGCGACATCCGCAGGCTGCTGGTGGAGCAGGTCTATTCTCCCGTGCTGTGGGAAGATACGGTCCGGATGCTGATCGCCGAGGGTGTGGACACCTTCGTCGAGATCGGATCGGGCAGCGTTCTGGCCGGGCTCATCAAGAAGACGGACCGCGGAGCTCGCGTCATCAGCGTGAACAGCGCCGATTCGCTCGCGTCCGCGATCCAGGAGCTTGCCTAG
- a CDS encoding beta-ketoacyl-ACP synthase III gives MNLIPVGIIGTGKYVPERVLTNKDLEQMVETNDEWIVTRTGMRERRIAAPEQATSDLAYEASVKALDSAGIAAEDLDLIVVATITPDMFFPSTASLLQDRLGAKRAAAFDLSAACSGFIYGLATAANMVATGMYKNVLVVGAECLSRITDYTDRNTCILFGDGAGAVVLGEVPAGRGFKSFDLGSDGSGGHLLKIPGGGSRIPSTAESVEEKHHFLKMAGNDVFKFAVRVMGAAADDALRKAGLTKQDIDLLIPHQANIRIIQAALNRLDLPEEKAVINLDRYGNVSAASIPLALCDAVEQGRVSEGDTLLMVGFGGGLTWGAAVLVW, from the coding sequence ATGAATCTAATCCCAGTCGGTATTATCGGTACGGGCAAATACGTTCCGGAACGAGTGTTGACCAATAAAGATCTCGAACAGATGGTGGAGACGAACGACGAGTGGATCGTCACCCGCACCGGCATGCGGGAACGCCGCATCGCGGCGCCGGAGCAGGCGACCTCCGATCTCGCCTACGAGGCTTCCGTCAAGGCGCTTGACAGCGCTGGCATCGCGGCGGAGGACCTGGACCTGATCGTGGTGGCGACAATCACCCCGGACATGTTCTTCCCGTCCACGGCCAGCCTGCTCCAGGATCGGCTAGGCGCCAAGCGCGCAGCCGCTTTCGACCTGTCCGCCGCATGCTCGGGCTTCATCTACGGCCTGGCGACGGCAGCCAACATGGTGGCGACCGGAATGTACAAGAACGTGCTGGTCGTCGGGGCCGAATGCCTCTCGCGGATTACGGATTACACGGACCGCAACACATGCATCCTGTTCGGCGACGGAGCGGGCGCCGTCGTGCTCGGCGAAGTGCCGGCCGGCCGCGGCTTTAAGTCCTTCGATCTCGGGTCGGACGGCTCGGGCGGCCATCTGCTCAAGATTCCCGGCGGCGGATCGCGCATTCCGTCCACGGCGGAGTCGGTCGAGGAGAAGCATCATTTCCTCAAGATGGCTGGAAACGACGTCTTCAAGTTCGCTGTCCGGGTCATGGGCGCCGCAGCCGACGACGCGCTGCGCAAAGCCGGCCTGACCAAGCAGGACATCGACCTGCTGATTCCGCACCAGGCCAACATCCGCATCATCCAGGCGGCGCTCAACCGGCTCGACCTGCCGGAGGAGAAGGCCGTCATCAACCTCGACCGCTACGGCAACGTGTCCGCCGCATCGATTCCGCTTGCCCTTTGCGACGCCGTCGAGCAAGGCAGAGTATCCGAGGGAGACACGCTGCTCATGGTGGGCTTCGGCGGCGGCCTTACGTGGGGAGCGGCCGTCCTGGTCTGGTAA
- the smc gene encoding chromosome segregation protein SMC — protein MLLKRIELSGFKSFADKTEMEFVRGITAVVGPNGSGKSNISDGIRWVLGEQSAKSLRGGKMEDIIFAGSDARKAVNYGEVSLTLDNSDGTLSLEHQEVTVTRRVHRSGDSEYMINRQSCRLKDITELFMDTGIGKEAYSIIGQGRIEEILSTRSEDRRGIFEEASGIVKYKSRKREAQRKLDDTESNLLRIYDLVSELEDQVEPLREQSERAIQFKALKEELKSSEIGLYVHQIDQVHQGWNENNAKLEVLRKEELELSSVVSKHDALLEKDRMQLRELESQLEELHAAMLQYSEDYEKCEGYGEVLKERRRNLDGNRDQLEQSLESLRGRQEQMAAEEEEIRAKASALEAVLIDLRSRMQGEEGRLAGVAGGTSTEAGESLKGELLEVLSTMAQLRNEIRYSEQQKEALQRRMDRLGGEEGKWQENSERLESRRAELELSLKETVQELESVRNQYIQQSQRVQEIQRLQEEAASALRKWEQRLEALTSRRDTMKEMQDALDGFMHGVREVLKASRRSSGGLEGVHGAVAELVRVPQRIETAVETALGGALQHVVMQDERTARAAIAFLKQRQLGRATFLPLDVIKGRSVPEQDKRQAASMEGYIGVAAELVSSEPRYENIVNNLLGNVLLAENLECANRIAARCGYRFRVVTLEGDVVNAGGSMTGGSLQKKGASLLGRQRQIEQLDMEASDMQKQLDRLRGEQSDLRKEASIAAQNRDEHRETAERLNVQEQQRRTELQHVMSEAAALAEQGAVFSSDRSGNEEELRQLDQAAAEAASRLDELGIREAGLQEAIAMAEQRRKASESAKEELQGQLTDLKIRVAKADQERLAVQDVLNRIKGESGRARSEAASLEAALRDRLQEQESLEAESVKQIEELNRLRLRKEECSAQTDLKRSARADKSKELELGESETREQRSGLKRVEEQLRQTEIAVNRLDVELDNLLRKLSEEYGLSYELAKARYSMAGEAAEVQTAVRDLKRRIASLGEVNLGAIEEYQRVRERYEFLDAQRLDLVEAKATLYEVIREMDEEMSKRFRITFEEIRRHFVVVFSKLFGGGRADLVLVDPERVLETGIDIVAQPPGKKLQNLQLLSGGERALTAIALLFAILQVKPVPFCVLDEVEAALDEANVARFAQYLREFSELTQFIVVTHRKGTMEEADVLYGVTMEEGGVSKLVSVRLEDEDAAVSA, from the coding sequence ATGTTGTTGAAACGGATTGAATTATCGGGCTTCAAATCCTTTGCGGACAAAACCGAAATGGAGTTTGTGCGCGGCATTACCGCCGTCGTCGGGCCTAACGGCAGCGGCAAGAGCAATATTTCCGACGGCATCCGGTGGGTGCTCGGCGAGCAGAGCGCCAAGAGCCTGCGCGGCGGCAAGATGGAAGACATCATCTTCGCCGGAAGCGACGCCCGCAAGGCGGTCAATTACGGCGAGGTCTCGCTGACGCTGGACAACTCGGACGGCACGCTGTCGCTCGAGCATCAGGAGGTGACAGTGACCAGGCGGGTGCACCGGAGCGGCGACAGCGAATACATGATCAACCGCCAGTCCTGCCGGCTCAAGGACATTACGGAGCTGTTCATGGATACGGGCATCGGCAAGGAGGCCTATTCCATCATCGGGCAGGGCCGCATCGAGGAAATCCTCAGCACCCGTTCGGAGGACCGGCGCGGCATCTTCGAGGAAGCCTCCGGCATCGTGAAGTACAAATCCCGCAAGCGGGAAGCCCAGCGCAAGCTGGACGACACCGAGAGCAACCTGCTGCGCATCTACGACCTCGTCTCGGAGCTGGAGGATCAGGTCGAGCCGCTGCGGGAGCAGTCGGAGCGGGCAATCCAGTTCAAGGCTCTCAAGGAAGAGCTCAAGAGCAGCGAGATCGGCTTGTACGTCCATCAGATCGATCAGGTGCATCAAGGCTGGAACGAGAACAACGCCAAGCTCGAGGTTCTCCGCAAGGAGGAGCTGGAGCTGTCCTCGGTCGTCAGCAAGCATGATGCGCTGCTGGAGAAGGACCGCATGCAGCTGCGCGAGCTGGAGTCGCAGCTGGAGGAGCTGCATGCGGCGATGCTGCAGTACAGCGAGGACTACGAGAAATGCGAAGGCTACGGCGAGGTGCTCAAGGAGCGCCGCCGCAATCTCGACGGCAACCGCGACCAGCTGGAGCAATCGCTGGAATCGCTGCGCGGCCGCCAAGAGCAGATGGCCGCGGAGGAAGAGGAGATCCGGGCCAAGGCAAGCGCCTTGGAGGCTGTCCTCATCGATCTGCGCAGCCGCATGCAGGGAGAGGAAGGCCGCCTGGCGGGAGTCGCCGGGGGCACTTCGACCGAAGCGGGCGAATCGCTCAAGGGGGAATTGCTGGAAGTGCTGAGCACGATGGCCCAGCTGCGCAACGAAATCCGCTATTCCGAGCAGCAGAAGGAAGCGCTCCAGCGCCGAATGGACCGCCTTGGCGGCGAAGAGGGCAAATGGCAGGAGAATTCGGAGCGGCTGGAGAGCCGCAGGGCCGAGCTTGAGCTGTCGCTCAAGGAGACGGTGCAGGAGCTGGAGTCCGTCCGGAACCAATACATACAGCAATCCCAGCGGGTGCAGGAAATCCAGCGTCTGCAGGAAGAAGCGGCTTCCGCCTTGCGCAAATGGGAGCAGCGGCTGGAGGCGCTCACCTCGCGCCGGGACACGATGAAGGAAATGCAGGATGCGCTGGACGGCTTCATGCACGGCGTCCGCGAGGTGCTCAAGGCGTCGCGGCGCTCTTCCGGAGGCCTCGAGGGCGTGCACGGCGCGGTAGCCGAGCTCGTCCGGGTACCCCAGCGGATCGAGACCGCGGTCGAGACTGCACTGGGCGGAGCGCTGCAGCATGTCGTCATGCAGGACGAACGGACCGCGCGCGCGGCCATCGCGTTCCTGAAGCAGCGTCAGCTGGGTCGGGCGACGTTCCTTCCCCTGGATGTGATCAAGGGCAGATCGGTGCCCGAGCAGGACAAGCGCCAGGCCGCATCGATGGAAGGCTACATCGGCGTTGCCGCCGAGCTGGTGAGCAGCGAGCCGCGATACGAGAACATCGTGAACAATCTTCTCGGCAACGTGCTTCTGGCCGAGAATCTGGAATGTGCGAACCGGATCGCAGCCCGCTGCGGCTACCGCTTCCGCGTCGTGACGCTGGAAGGCGACGTCGTCAATGCCGGCGGCTCCATGACCGGGGGCAGCCTCCAGAAGAAAGGCGCAAGCCTGCTCGGCCGCCAGCGGCAGATCGAGCAGCTGGACATGGAAGCGTCCGACATGCAGAAGCAGCTCGATCGGCTTCGGGGGGAACAGTCGGACTTGCGCAAGGAAGCGTCCATCGCCGCCCAAAATCGGGACGAGCATCGGGAGACGGCGGAGCGGCTGAACGTGCAGGAGCAGCAGCGGCGCACGGAGCTGCAGCATGTCATGAGCGAAGCCGCCGCGCTAGCCGAACAGGGCGCGGTCTTCAGTTCCGACCGCAGCGGCAACGAAGAGGAGCTGCGCCAGCTGGACCAGGCCGCGGCGGAAGCCGCCAGCCGGCTGGATGAGCTGGGCATACGCGAAGCGGGCCTGCAGGAGGCGATCGCGATGGCGGAGCAGCGTCGCAAGGCGAGCGAGTCGGCCAAGGAGGAGCTGCAGGGGCAGCTGACCGATCTCAAGATCCGGGTCGCGAAGGCGGACCAGGAGCGGCTTGCCGTTCAGGACGTGCTGAACCGGATCAAGGGCGAGAGCGGACGGGCGCGTTCGGAGGCGGCCTCCCTGGAGGCTGCGCTGCGCGACCGGCTTCAAGAGCAGGAATCGCTCGAAGCCGAGTCGGTGAAGCAGATCGAGGAGCTCAACCGGCTGCGGCTGCGCAAGGAGGAATGCTCCGCGCAGACGGATCTCAAGCGGTCGGCGCGCGCGGACAAAAGCAAGGAGCTTGAGCTGGGCGAAAGCGAAACCCGCGAGCAGCGCAGCGGACTGAAGCGCGTCGAGGAGCAGCTCCGGCAGACGGAAATCGCCGTCAACCGGCTGGATGTGGAGCTGGACAACCTTCTGCGCAAGCTGAGCGAGGAATACGGCCTCAGCTATGAGCTGGCCAAAGCCCGCTATTCCATGGCGGGAGAAGCCGCCGAAGTGCAGACGGCGGTGCGCGATCTGAAGCGGCGCATCGCCTCGCTCGGCGAAGTCAACCTCGGCGCCATCGAAGAGTACCAGCGGGTCCGGGAACGCTATGAATTCCTGGATGCCCAGAGGCTGGATCTGGTCGAGGCCAAGGCGACCCTTTATGAAGTCATCCGCGAGATGGACGAGGAGATGTCGAAGCGCTTCCGAATCACCTTCGAGGAGATTCGCCGCCATTTCGTCGTCGTATTCTCCAAGCTGTTCGGAGGAGGACGAGCCGATCTCGTGCTCGTCGATCCTGAACGGGTGCTCGAGACGGGCATCGACATCGTAGCCCAGCCTCCGGGCAAGAAGCTGCAGAACCTGCAGCTGCTCTCCGGCGGCGAGAGGGCGCTCACCGCGATCGCGCTGCTGTTCGCCATCCTTCAGGTCAAGCCCGTTCCGTTCTGCGTGCTCGACGAGGTGGAGGCTGCGCTCGACGAGGCCAACGTCGCCCGCTTCGCCCAGTATTTGCGGGAGTTCTCGGAGCTGACCCAGTTCATCGTCGTCACCCACCGCAAAGGCACGATGGAGGAAGCGGACGTGCTGTACGGCGTCACGATGGAGGAGGGCGGCGTCTCCAAGCTCGTATCGGTGCGGCTTGAGGACGAGGACGCGGCCGTATCGGCCTGA
- the fabF gene encoding beta-ketoacyl-ACP synthase II, producing the protein MNKRVVVTGLGVLTALGDNKEQFWGSLMEGKSGVSEIESFDISEYPTKIAAEIKGFDPESYGLDRKEARRMDRFVQLAVVASLKAVEDSGLRIGENSDAERTGVMVGSGIGGLGTWEDQHSVLLEKGPKRVSPFFIPMMIANMASGQVSMATGAKGPNTTVVTACATGTHTIGDSFKMIQRGDADVMICGGAESTIRPMAMAGFCSMRAMSVRNDEPQKASRPFDVDRDGFVMGEGAGVLILESMEHAEARGAHIYAEVIGYGMSGDAHHMTEPDPDGAARCMKMALRDAKLEPESIDYINAHGTSTPVGDKSETTAIKNTFGEHAYKVAVSSTKSMTGHLLGAAGGVEAVILALTLQNGVIAPTINLDNQDPECDLDYVPNVPRQADVRTALSNSFGFGGHNATIIMKKYEA; encoded by the coding sequence ATGAATAAACGAGTGGTAGTAACAGGCTTGGGCGTACTGACCGCCCTTGGCGACAACAAAGAGCAGTTCTGGGGCAGCCTGATGGAAGGCAAATCCGGCGTATCGGAGATCGAATCATTCGATATTTCCGAATACCCGACCAAGATCGCGGCCGAAATCAAAGGCTTCGACCCGGAGAGCTACGGTCTCGACCGGAAAGAAGCGCGCCGCATGGACCGCTTCGTCCAGCTGGCTGTCGTGGCGAGCCTCAAGGCTGTCGAGGACTCCGGCCTGCGCATCGGCGAGAACAGCGATGCCGAGCGCACAGGCGTCATGGTCGGCTCCGGCATCGGGGGCCTCGGCACTTGGGAGGACCAGCACAGCGTGCTGCTGGAAAAAGGGCCCAAGCGCGTCAGCCCGTTCTTCATTCCGATGATGATCGCGAACATGGCTTCCGGCCAAGTATCGATGGCGACCGGCGCCAAAGGTCCCAACACGACCGTCGTAACGGCCTGCGCGACGGGCACCCATACGATCGGGGATTCGTTCAAGATGATCCAGCGCGGCGACGCCGACGTCATGATCTGCGGCGGCGCGGAATCCACGATCCGTCCGATGGCCATGGCCGGCTTCTGCTCCATGCGCGCCATGTCGGTGCGCAACGACGAGCCTCAGAAGGCGAGCCGTCCATTCGATGTCGACCGCGACGGATTCGTCATGGGCGAAGGGGCAGGCGTCCTCATCCTGGAATCGATGGAGCATGCCGAGGCGCGAGGCGCCCATATCTATGCCGAGGTGATCGGCTACGGCATGAGCGGAGACGCCCATCATATGACGGAGCCGGATCCGGACGGAGCGGCCCGCTGCATGAAGATGGCGCTGCGCGACGCGAAGCTGGAGCCGGAGAGCATCGATTACATCAATGCGCACGGGACTTCGACGCCGGTCGGCGACAAATCCGAGACGACGGCGATCAAGAATACGTTCGGAGAGCATGCCTACAAAGTCGCCGTCAGCTCCACCAAGTCGATGACGGGACATCTGCTCGGCGCCGCAGGCGGCGTTGAGGCGGTCATCCTGGCGTTGACGCTGCAGAACGGCGTCATCGCTCCGACGATCAACCTCGACAATCAGGATCCGGAATGCGATCTGGACTACGTGCCGAACGTTCCGCGCCAGGCGGATGTCCGCACGGCGTTGTCCAACTCCTTCGGATTCGGAGGCCACAACGCGACGATCATCATGAAGAAATATGAAGCGTGA
- the rnc gene encoding ribonuclease III: MKRERFQDLQRQLGFTFAKPQLLRQAFTHTSYVNEHRDAVTEDNERLEFLGDAVLQLLVSEHLFQTYPERPEGDLTRMRAAIVCEPSLARFAERLDFGSFVRLGKGEEQLGGRQRPALLADLFEAFVGSLYLDAGVDTVRDFLRRVMFARLEGNEGLSGKDYKSKLQERVQNLSLGGVEYRVAEERGPAHDREFVVHVLVGEEIRGRGIGRTKKEAEQKAAEEAWQAVSEPQAE; encoded by the coding sequence ATGAAGCGTGAGCGATTTCAGGACCTGCAGCGCCAGCTAGGCTTCACCTTCGCCAAGCCCCAGCTGCTGAGACAGGCTTTCACGCATACTTCTTATGTGAACGAACACCGCGATGCCGTAACCGAAGACAATGAACGGCTCGAATTTCTCGGCGATGCCGTGCTTCAGCTGCTCGTGTCCGAGCATCTGTTCCAGACTTATCCCGAGCGCCCGGAAGGGGATCTCACCCGGATGCGGGCGGCGATCGTCTGCGAGCCTTCGCTGGCCCGATTCGCCGAGCGGCTTGATTTCGGCTCGTTCGTCCGTCTCGGCAAAGGCGAGGAGCAGCTTGGCGGCAGGCAGCGTCCCGCGCTGCTGGCCGATCTGTTCGAGGCTTTTGTCGGGTCGCTTTATTTGGACGCCGGGGTCGACACGGTGAGGGACTTTCTCCGCCGGGTGATGTTCGCCAGGCTGGAAGGCAACGAGGGCCTCTCCGGCAAGGATTACAAGTCCAAGCTGCAGGAGCGCGTGCAGAACCTTTCCCTTGGCGGCGTTGAATACCGCGTTGCCGAGGAGCGCGGTCCGGCCCATGACCGGGAGTTCGTCGTTCATGTCCTTGTCGGCGAGGAGATTCGCGGGCGGGGCATCGGACGCACCAAGAAGGAAGCGGAGCAGAAGGCCGCCGAGGAGGCTTGGCAGGCTGTTTCGGAGCCGCAGGCCGAGTAG
- the fabG gene encoding 3-oxoacyl-[acyl-carrier-protein] reductase — protein sequence MFADLSGRTALVTGASRGIGRAIAIALAEAGADVAVNYSGSEAAAAETAAAIEALGRKAVILKANVGKAAEFDEMVKSVLDAFGKLDILVNNAGITRDNLIMRMKEEEFDQVIETNLKGVFNGIKAVTRPMMKQRSGRIINISSVVGALGNPGQANYVAAKAGVIGLTKSAARELSSRGITVNCIAPGFIETEMTDKLPEDVKGSMMGGIPLARLGKPEDIAAAVRFLASSEASYMTGQTVHVDGGMYM from the coding sequence ATGTTTGCAGATTTGTCGGGCCGCACGGCCCTCGTGACAGGCGCTTCCCGCGGCATCGGACGCGCGATCGCGATCGCTCTGGCCGAAGCCGGAGCCGACGTCGCGGTCAATTATTCCGGCAGCGAGGCGGCGGCGGCGGAAACGGCAGCCGCTATCGAGGCCCTCGGCCGCAAAGCGGTGATCCTCAAAGCCAACGTAGGCAAGGCCGCCGAGTTCGACGAAATGGTCAAGTCCGTCCTGGACGCCTTCGGGAAGCTCGACATCCTCGTCAACAACGCCGGCATCACGCGCGACAACCTGATCATGCGGATGAAGGAAGAGGAGTTCGACCAGGTCATCGAAACGAATCTGAAGGGCGTCTTCAACGGCATTAAAGCCGTCACGCGTCCCATGATGAAGCAGCGTTCGGGCCGGATCATCAACATCTCTTCCGTTGTCGGTGCGTTGGGCAACCCGGGTCAGGCCAACTATGTCGCCGCCAAGGCCGGCGTCATCGGCCTCACCAAGTCCGCCGCCCGCGAGCTGAGCTCGCGCGGAATTACGGTGAACTGCATCGCTCCGGGCTTCATCGAGACGGAAATGACGGACAAGCTTCCCGAGGACGTCAAAGGCTCCATGATGGGCGGCATTCCGCTCGCCCGTCTCGGCAAGCCGGAGGACATCGCGGCTGCCGTCCGCTTCCTGGCGTCGTCCGAGGCTTCTTATATGACCGGCCAGACGGTGCATGTCGACGGCGGCATGTACATGTAA
- the ftsY gene encoding signal recognition particle-docking protein FtsY, which produces MGFFKKLRESIASKTESVTTIFKDGLAKTRTALVERVEELITRRKKIDEDFYEELEEILIGADVGVNTVMELIDDLRSEVKKRKIEDAAQLQPVLSEKLIGLLGSDSGSGLRMADEGITVILFVGVNGVGKTTTIGKLAHKFKSEGKSVLMAAGDTFRAGAIEQLEVWGQRVGVDVIRQQAGSDPAAVMYDAVQAAKQRKADVLLCDTAGRLQNKSNLMEELNKIFRVIQREIPGAPHEVLLVLDANTGQNALSQAKMFGEKSGVTGLVLTKLDSTAKGGIVIAIRHELDLPVKFVGLGEKMEDLQQFDSEQFVHALFAGLIRDQDSGSEQ; this is translated from the coding sequence ATGGGATTTTTCAAGAAGCTTAGAGAAAGCATCGCCTCCAAGACGGAGTCGGTCACGACGATATTCAAGGACGGGCTGGCTAAAACCCGCACGGCTCTCGTGGAGCGGGTGGAGGAGCTCATCACCCGCAGGAAAAAGATCGACGAGGATTTCTACGAGGAGCTGGAGGAAATACTCATCGGCGCGGATGTCGGCGTCAATACCGTCATGGAATTGATCGACGACCTGCGCTCCGAAGTGAAGAAGCGCAAGATCGAGGACGCCGCGCAGCTGCAGCCGGTGCTGTCGGAGAAGCTGATCGGCCTGCTCGGCAGCGACAGCGGCAGCGGGCTGCGCATGGCGGACGAGGGGATCACGGTCATCCTGTTCGTCGGGGTCAACGGCGTCGGCAAGACGACGACGATCGGCAAGCTCGCCCACAAGTTCAAGAGCGAGGGCAAATCGGTGCTGATGGCGGCCGGCGACACATTCCGGGCCGGCGCGATCGAGCAGCTGGAAGTGTGGGGCCAGCGCGTCGGCGTGGACGTCATCCGGCAGCAGGCGGGCTCCGATCCGGCTGCGGTCATGTATGACGCCGTCCAGGCGGCCAAGCAGCGCAAGGCGGACGTGCTTCTGTGCGACACGGCGGGCAGGCTGCAGAACAAAAGCAACCTGATGGAAGAGCTGAACAAGATCTTCCGCGTCATCCAGCGCGAGATTCCTGGCGCTCCGCATGAGGTGCTGCTCGTTCTGGACGCCAATACGGGGCAGAACGCGCTCAGCCAGGCCAAGATGTTCGGCGAGAAGAGCGGCGTGACCGGCCTCGTGCTGACAAAGCTCGACAGCACGGCCAAAGGCGGAATCGTCATCGCGATCCGCCATGAGCTGGACCTTCCCGTCAAGTTCGTCGGCCTCGGAGAGAAGATGGAGGATCTCCAGCAATTCGACTCCGAGCAGTTCGTGCATGCGTTGTTCGCAGGCCTTATCCGGGATCAGGATTCCGGCTCGGAACAATAG
- the acpP gene encoding acyl carrier protein — protein sequence MSEVVDRVKRIVVDRLGVDEAEVTLEASFKDDLGADSLDVVELVMELEDEFDLEISDEDAEKITTVGEVVNYIQSHT from the coding sequence ATGTCCGAAGTAGTGGATCGCGTCAAACGCATCGTAGTGGATCGTCTTGGCGTAGACGAGGCGGAAGTTACCCTCGAAGCTTCTTTCAAGGATGACCTCGGCGCTGACTCGTTAGACGTCGTTGAACTCGTCATGGAGCTTGAAGATGAATTCGACCTGGAAATCTCTGATGAAGATGCGGAGAAGATCACGACGGTGGGAGAAGTAGTCAATTACATACAATCTCATACGTAA
- the plsX gene encoding phosphate acyltransferase PlsX: protein MRIAIDAMGGDHAPGQIVLGALEAARQWPDTEILLVGDEAAIEAALGGQSAANLTVQHASEKIESDEEPVKAVRRKKDASMVVAGRMLKEKSVDAMLSAGNTGALMTTGLLVVGRMPGIERPALTTVLPTMDNKGVLALDLGANMDAKPEHLMQYAVMGSIYRSKVEGIERPRVGLLNVGTEASKGNELTKAAYGLIEAASVHFIGNVESRDVMQRNCDVLVCDGFAGNILLKTMEGTAGAVMKEIKGAFTKSLMTKLAAAIMMPGLKGLRDKMDYSHHGGAPLLGLNGLVVKCHGSSNAAAVKNAVRIARTALQAGLIETVAAEISGKEDLS, encoded by the coding sequence GTGAGAATTGCCATCGATGCGATGGGAGGCGACCATGCGCCTGGCCAGATCGTGCTGGGCGCGCTGGAAGCGGCCCGCCAGTGGCCGGATACGGAAATCCTGCTGGTGGGGGATGAGGCTGCGATCGAGGCTGCCCTTGGGGGGCAATCGGCGGCCAACCTGACGGTTCAGCATGCATCCGAGAAAATAGAGAGCGACGAAGAGCCGGTGAAAGCGGTCCGCCGCAAAAAGGACGCCTCGATGGTGGTGGCCGGACGGATGCTGAAGGAAAAATCCGTCGATGCCATGCTGTCTGCCGGCAATACGGGCGCCTTGATGACAACCGGCCTGCTTGTCGTCGGCCGCATGCCCGGAATCGAGCGGCCTGCGCTGACGACCGTGCTGCCGACGATGGACAACAAGGGCGTGCTCGCTCTGGATCTCGGCGCCAACATGGATGCCAAGCCGGAGCATCTGATGCAGTATGCCGTGATGGGGAGCATTTACCGCTCCAAGGTCGAAGGCATCGAGCGGCCGCGTGTCGGCCTGCTCAACGTCGGCACCGAAGCTTCCAAGGGCAACGAGCTGACGAAGGCGGCCTACGGCTTGATCGAGGCGGCGTCCGTGCATTTCATCGGCAACGTGGAGTCCAGGGACGTCATGCAGCGCAACTGCGACGTCCTGGTCTGCGACGGATTCGCCGGCAATATATTGCTCAAGACGATGGAGGGCACGGCAGGCGCCGTCATGAAGGAGATCAAGGGAGCTTTCACGAAATCCCTCATGACGAAGCTTGCCGCAGCCATCATGATGCCGGGGCTCAAGGGCCTTCGCGACAAGATGGACTACTCCCATCACGGGGGGGCTCCGCTTCTCGGCTTGAACGGCCTTGTCGTCAAATGCCACGGCTCCTCCAATGCGGCCGCCGTCAAGAACGCGGTCCGGATAGCCCGGACCGCGCTGCAAGCCGGCCTCATCGAGACGGTAGCCGCGGAAATCAGCGGAAAAGAGGACTTATCATGA